The genomic DNA cgggGTTTTGTtcatagcagagcagctccctcacagatctattgaaagtcagccctcgacacaagggtttctcccgtcctctcccttcccctggggccGCCTGCCTACCATGGTAACAGCTCagcggtgagggaaggaggaggaggagaggcagggaacCGCATGTGGTGGTGGGGTGCCAATGGTGGCATCGGTGTCTGGTGTCCGTTCCTTCCACGCCTGGCCCAGCAACCGtcgcctcctctcccaaccccactgGGGCCTTTGGGCCTAGGCTGGGACAAGGAACCAGGGGTAGGTGGCAGCgaatgtggcccctttcccaggggggtgagggccgtCTCCCTCCTTGGGGtggggccaacctcccatggtccgtgtccccccttcccccccccccccccgcacgaatttgtgctccaggcctctagttaccagTATATCATTCTATCCTTACAAGATATATTCAGATTGCATTTCTACATATCACATCACGTGGTAAGTGAAATTATTTAAAGAGATGCTGCTGTGAATCCTTAGGCAAAGAGCCTTCTGGTAAAACAGCTAGCTATCTTGAGTTGATTTTTTATGTCATATTTGGTTTCAATGTGTGTTTGAGAGAACAAAGCTGAAGTCGCAGGGACCCTGCCTTTCTCTGAGAGTGCAGgtggcccagccccaccccagtggctattcagagtctggagtggcccccgcccccccccccgccagctgccTGGCAGAGGGAAGAGCCTACTCAGCAGAGAGTTTATTTCCTGCTAAACCCTCTCCCTTGCAGCCTCATGTAAGCCTCACAACCTCACAGAAAGCAAATGGAATTAGCTTTCTTATTTTGCAGACGACAAAACTGAAGCTTGGAAAGGTTAAATAAGGTGCAGCTACTAGGCGGTGATTCAGACCAGACTCCTAAGGCAAGCCAGCCAAGAGGCTCTGAGCTGAAATGGGAGGCAGTCCCTCCCGCTCCGCCCTCCTGGGCTGGTCCTTGTGGGAAGCTGGGGGGACGAGGGCCTTCTGGCCTGGTGGGACCCCCGATGAGGCTAACGAAGTTCTCTAGTCACAGTGGAATCAAAGGGACACAGAGGAGTAGGGGGAGCCGGCTTCTCCTGACCCCGGAGTCTCCTGACTCCTCTAcctgaaaggaggaaagggaacctgGGACACACCTGAGGCATGTCCCAGGGTGTCCCCACCTTGCAGTGAGGGGGAGGGTGCAGTGGGTGTGAAGGTGACCGGGGAACAGACGGGGGTGTGCCTAGGGGGGTGCCGAGGATGAGAACCAGGGCAGGTTTGGAAAGCCACTGGAACAGTGTACGAAACGTCTGAGCCAGGGTCTGGCTTATGGATTCTGTCCCCAGGGCTAATTGTGAGGCCCTGCATTTGTCCCCAGGAGGAAGATGCTAGGAAATGGGTGAGGAAGGCTCTGGTGGAGTGCCAACCCCTGGGAATGCTAAGTTGTGAGGCGAGGGGAGCGCGAGGGGAGTGAGGAGAGTCCGTGGACAGATGTAGAGACAGCTACGGGCTCTCAGCGCCCAAGGGGAAGAAGCAGAGCACACACACTGGTTCTCCGTTGGAGCGAAACTGGCATGTAAATAAAAGCTCATATAGACTTCCAGGAACCTCAGGTCCATTACGCCTTCTTGCTTGCTGCCAACCAGACCCTCACTGCATTCTGTTCTATTATATCTCTCCTGAGGACGATGGACCACACATGAGCTACTGCCCTTGATGGTGCCCTCTAAGCCTCAGCTGCCCCACCTGCCGAAGAGGAAAACagtgcctcccccacccacctctcctgGTTGTTGTAAGATAACAATGACAATAACAGCCTATCTTTGTATAGTGCTTACACATTGTTCCATATTACACTATGTACCTAGCGTTACATATTACACATATactaactcacttaatcctcaaaacaGCTCTGTGAAATTGGTACTCTTACAACCCCCCACCTGACAGAGAAGGAAACCGGTGAGATTTCAGAACTTGTTCAATGTCAGCCAGTGGGGTGAGTGGCAGAGGTGGGATGTGAACCCCAAAATCTGGCCCAAGTCCATGCTCCTAACTTCTTTGCTGTATGACATACTGTGCATTTTAAATGAACGGTGCATGGTCATTCTTGTTAGAACTACTCCCActggggagggaagcagagggagaaTTCCTGGGGAGAGAACCGCACCTCCAGCTTTAGAACTGGCCCAGCTCCTCAGGGCCAGGCTtcccagggagggggcaggaatggCAGGTCTCCGGCCGTCCCAGTGCAGGGCTGTCTTCCTATGCTCCTTTTCAAAGCAAAGTGTCTCTGCTGCCAAGAGCGGGTTTGTCCGTCTCTTGGAGACAGCGGTTGTCAAGCCCAgaacagcaagcatgtcaaaaaTAGCAGCGCCAGCAGACTGCGTGGCTGCAATTTCCTTTTGAAATGTCGGCTTCGCTCTCGCCAaaagagccagggtctgtctATGCTCCCTGCagccggcagcggcagcggcagcggagGCTGCTGAAGGTTCCAAGACGTTTGCTAGGGGCCGGCGGAAAGTGTCTGCTGGGGAAACCCTCTCCACAGTAACCATGATGAGCTTGGAGTTGTGTTTaaaagtgttgttgttgttataaacCCCACCAAGGGTAGCCCCAGATAGGTGAAGTGGTAGCCACGGTGAGACCAATATTGATGATACTGACTATAATGAAGGCCccttttctcttctgttctgGAAAGAAGGGAGTCACTGTTCTGTTTGGATCAGCCACCGCTAGGTTTAAACCACTCTCCTCAGGGTCCCAAGGAGATGACGATCAAGGAGGGATGGAGAGGCAGGGTGGACGCCTTTCTCTGGGAGTTCAGACCTAAGGAGCCTGACACTCCCCAACCCCACAGAGTCCTCGAGTCCAGAAGGGGAAGTGGTTCATGGTGAGGCAGGGTAACATGAGAACCAAGAGCCCATCTGCCGTTATTCCCGTGGCCTCATCCCGGACGCTCTGTCTCCGCTAAGCCCAAGCTCCAGGCCTGAGCATCTGTGCAACCTGGGGCGGGCGGCGGGTGTAAGTGGGATGGAGGGAGGCAATCCTACAGCTTAAAGAATGCATTTCTTTTCCTCCCCTAAGAGATCTTGACAAGCTAGAGTGAGACCACACTTTGCTTCCTGGGGCAACAACACGCAGTCAAAACCAATCAGAGCCGGACACCAGTTCCAGCCAGACTGTCCCGGGAGGACAAAATTCTCTACTTGGCATTTACGTGCAGGTGCCGGTGACAGAAATACTGCCAAGAGCCAGGGCTCAGCCAGTGGAAGGAGGAAAGATAAGCAGAGGACTAGAAGGTGTCATGTGAGGAAAAGCACCAAGGGGAGGAAAGCAGGGATTCATGAGCGAAAGGCAAGTAAGAGCCAGAGAGAACTGTCTGCGGGAAGGCGGCTCCCCCACTTCTGtgtgcaggcagcaccccactgCGGGACCCCACCCAGGGGCTGTGGAAGGGAATGGGTGCCGCAGGGAAAGAGAGGAGTCCGGGGAGTACAGTCCTGACTCCTGTGCAATTTCTTCAGGAAGTCTGTGTTCACAGGTGCAGAGATTAGGCggggttttggtttgtttgtggaggttttgttgtttttatttctgttttgccaGCAAAGTATAAATCCCTTGGGCAAATTCACTGCCTTAGTCCCATGTAATAAATAATGTGCAACATACTTATTGCAGTTTAATGATGATAATTATGCTCTGCATCTACCAAAAGCAGTTTGACCTATCTTtagagcaaaaacaaacaaacacatacgCAAATCCCACCATGATTtgattgtattaaaaaaaaaaatcagtctttaGCGCTGTACATGAGGAGCAAGGAGCAACTGTATGGAAGGATCTAAAGTGTCCCCCTGCGGCAGAAGAGAAAAACTGTTATTCCATCCTGGATACTCAGTCTGGTCCATCTTTAAAAATGCTGCACTCCTAGATTTAGGGATCCAAGCCATTCCCCCAGCCACGCTGTGACTTCTCCCTGGTATTAGCTTTGTCACTTTTTTTTCACAATcaatgagtttttttttaatttatagagtTGTACAACTCTTGCCACAATCCTGATTTAAAAAACCTCCAGTCGCCctagatcagaggttctcaaactgtgggtcgtgacccctttggcggtcgaatgaccctttcacaggggtcgcctaagaccatcctgcatatcagatatttacattacgattcataacagtagcaacattacagttatgaagtagcaacgaaaataattttatggttgggtcacaacatgaggaactgtatgtaaagggccagaaggttgagaaccactgccctagatggtttggctcagtggatagagcgtcagcctctggactgaagggtcccaggttccattctggtcaagggcacatggccaagttgcgggctccatccccagtagggggcgtgcaggaggcagtctattaatgattctcatcattgatgtttctatctctctctccctctcccttcctctctgaattcaataaaaatatatttttaaaaaaatagaaaacctcCAATCCCACTCCCAAAGTCTCCCCATGTCCCACTGCAGGTGGGACTTACCCTATGCTCTCGGACCTCCAGCAAGGAGAGTGCACAGCTCTCTCACAGACTGGTTGGGGAATCTTAATTCAGCTGGTCAAGGAGAGGCCCCTGCACCTCGCACCACTGGGATTCATGTCCTAGCTTTTGTCCTGCCTTCAGTGCACAAGAGACTGCTGGGTACTGTGAGAACCTTCCAGTGAACTAAGGCAGTTAGAGGGTCACCCCTGAGTTAAGGCTCTTTCTAGGCTAATTCCCATCTTACACCTTCCTAAGTCATCTTTTCTCTGTGTATTTTACTATTTCTACTGTTCCTTTGTCTTAAACATCTCTGTAAGCTTCTCAAGGTTGAGGGACCCTAAGGTGAATATATTTAGTGCAACATGGCCGAGTATTTTATCAGACACTTATAagatcctctctctttctctctgtctctctgtgtttgtctctctctctctctctcttccttgcaGGTTGAGGAAATTCTGGGAGACACCTTTCTGACCCCACCGCAATCTCCTCTTGCTTCGTAAGTTCAGGACTGCCCTCCACAGAGGTGAGCAGGGTAGGAAAAGGTGGTTTACTGAGATGCCAGGGAAAAGGTCTCCTCCGGCTGGAAAACAACAGTCTCAGCAAACACAGCTAGTCCTAGAGTCCAAAGTGTGAGCTCCACAGAAACCCCAAAGGGGCTCCCAGCCACCAAAAAGttgaagagggggagaaagatagacaagatacacacagagggaagaagagattaaaaacaaCACAGGGGAaatgtgagaagaaaaaaaaacgcAGAGTAAGaatgaaaggaagggaaaatgcagagaaaaggaGATGATTGGGAAGGGCGGGGCACAGCTgcagggaaagaaaaacagaagaagaaacaaaagcagGTGGAATAAAATACATACACAGACTGAGAGCGAGGTGCTGCTGACGCTGTGGAAATCCAAACCCTGATTTTGCCCAAACGCATTCCCTCGaaccctctctctgcccctccccaccctgattcTAATTTGGCCCAAGGGACTGAGCCCATGCAACATTCCCCAACAGTAGGACCTACCTCAGATGCACAGATGGCCAGCTGCACCTCCCTCACATCCTGGGGTAGTCAGGCGGGAGGACTAGCCTGTGTCTCTGTGGAGCCTAACAGGTCCAGGACAGCCTCCAGGAGCTTCTGCGGGCCGAGTCCTGGCCTGTGCCGGCAGCTGTGAGAGCGTAGCCCAGCTGTCACAGCAACATGGGGTGCTGTTCTCTTGGTTCTCAGAGCACAAATCCGCACAGAGGCCCAGTCAGAGAGGGATCACTTGGCAAAATCCTCCACAGAAACTAGGGCAGGTCACAGCCTCTCGGTTTTTCTTCGACATCTTAAGAAGAGCCACCTATGAAGTTCCTCCCAGGAGCTAGACTGTTCCCTGGTGGGGAAGAATTGTCGCTTCCCTCCATCGCTCAGAGCTGGGAGGAGCCTCTCTCCTAGGAGATGGAAAGTTCCTGGTGCTAGGGTGGACTGAAACCACTAGGACTTCTCGAGGCCCAGGTGGCTTCCTGAGGATCAAGTCCCCTGCAACGCTCCCCTTGTCATTTGAAAAAGATCATATTGACATTGGTTTAACTGGCAGTTACTTAGGATTCAAGTTTCTTTGAAGAATCAGAGGTGAAATGAGGCAGCTTCCATGTCTGGGTGGGGAAACCGGGAAGAAAGGTCCAGGCAGAAGTTGTAGGGACCTGCTTTTTCAAAGGTCACACATCCCTGTCCGGGCGCTCCCAGTCCCTGGCCCAGTGTGGGGGAGGTGCTCCCACTTCAGAAGCTGGGGATATGTAGTCTCCCGGTCTCCCTTGCTGCCCAAATCAGAAAATAGAGAGAACAGTCTGGAAGGTTGCTACGGCAACCAGAGTCCCTGGAGAGCCCAGTGCTCCACAAACCCTTTACTTCCGGGCATGCTCGGACTTGGAGCAGAAATTTATTAGGAATGGTGATGAAGGTgatcacatacacacatgtggAGATACACGCCTGCATGGTCCAACATTTACCCTCAGCTGGGCCCTTCTCCTTTCCCTAAATACCCAAGAGAAACTGAAGAGATTTGGAAAAGTAGCACTTCATGGCCTCAGAGCAGGTTTCTGAATCATGAACTCCTCTATCTCCCACTGTATTTCAGGTTTGGAGAAGCTGAGCTCCAATCAAAGTGGCCTCCAGTCCTAAGGATCACAGTGAACCTGCCTAAAGAGCACCCTCCTTTCTGAAGGGTAAGAAGAAAGACTGCAGCCCAGCTCAAGAGGCTAAGAAGGGATTTAAGGAGCTCATGGTCCAGAATGGCCTATTCTTGGGCTTTGGATCCAAGGCAGAAACTCTGGGGGGAGGCCTGGCCTATGGGAGGTGGGACACAGGGTAATGAACTAAAAGTCAAGTCTATTACTAAAATTCACACATTTGCATAGAATCACCCCCGACTTCCCACATGAGTTCATTGAACGTTCCCCATGAGGTAGGGAGGGGAAGACATTAATGTTCCCATGTAatgggtggggaaactgaggcattaaGAGGATGGTGCCAGTTATCCTGTAAAGCTGTGGCAAAATCCAGACTGAGATCTGGCACTCACAGAGCTGTAGTATCTCAAGAAAACCCTCAAAAGACCACCCCTCCTAAGTTGCTcttcaagaaaataatttagaaaaaaaaatcttatccaAGAGTCTTAAAGCatagatataaaattaaaaatatgttaacagtccttttggtttctgaACTGTACCCAAAAGAGCTCAGAACAGTACATCACAGTTTATCAAGGCAACAAACAAATGACGGTGTTACCAGGAGGGAAGTGAGGGGAAGTGGGCAGTGTGATGGAAGGCAGGGATTTCACGATGGCAGGAGATGGCTTAGTCCAGGTGGTGGTGACACCACCAAGTTACCTTACCAGTTAGAGCAAGtcggctgcagctctgaggggCAGAGCAGGCGAGTGTTTGCTTGACTCGGCCAAAAACCTCTAATTGTGTGGTTGTCAGCAAAGACATAAGGCTTCCTCCTTACTCTAAACCAGCTATTCCATTCCCAACAAGATGGGAAGACACCCGCACTAGCATCCAATGTGTGCTTTACCTGTCTGCAGGTCTAAGCTGGAGTTGGTTTTAGAAAGCCTTCAACTGTTCTAAATCAAATTCCCAAGAAGAAGGGTGGAGGGCTAGAGAGGTTGCGGGGAAGCGAGGGAGAGAAACTTGCCATCTGTAACAACAGTCCACTGCCCCTCTGAGATGACAGCATCTGTTTAAGTGCCACCTCTCTTCAGATGACATGGACATGCCAGCTGCCTGACTCTATTCGGCCATTTCTCCCGGCTCTGTGGTTGCCTTTTGCTAGTCCCTCTGCACAGGAAGGCACGTGCACACCGAGCATTTGGATCTGAGAAAGAACCTTCCTGGAAGGGAAAGAGAGTCAGGGGCTCAGCATCGGGGGCACTAAATGTAGACCAAAGCCTGGTGTCTACTGTGCCAGAACACACCTGGGAGAAAACATCGGCCCCTTTGGTCCGGGACTCACACTAACGTCCTCCAAATGGCCAAGTTTAATTGCAGTTTCTCTAATTCCACTTGAGACTGTGCATCTAATGGGTCTTCTACAGGATGACCAGCAGGTGTTACAGGGCCCTGGAATAAAACAGCAAGATGAGTCCTGTCTCTGTCCTCCAGCTTCTGCCAGGTACCGCCTGGCCAGAAGTTAAGACAGGTGCATGCCCCAAAGCAAAGGGCactgaggagagaaaagagacccAGGAATAACCTGGTTTCCATCCTATTGGCATCTCTGTACCTACAGCTGTTAGAAGTCTCAGACATGAAAAAACCAGAATCTTGAAGGAAAGTCAGACAGAAATCTCATCCACATAACAGAAGATGGCATGAATGGGTGGCACCATTAGAATTTCAAAAATATCACTTAGATGGCTAAAACTTGAATGCTGCAGGGGCCCAAGTAACAAGGTTGACAGTCCAGGTGTTTGGTCCTGGACGCCATGCACTAGGGTAAGGGAAGGAGTCAGGGAGCCAACCAGAGCTCAGGTGAGAGTCATGGAAAACGAGAAGGCAGCCTAAGAAATTATTTGCTCAGTGTCACCCTTCTCGTGTAGAACCTGCCTGCATCAGTCAGACCTCAGTGAGCATCCTTTTCTCTGCATACATCCGATGTGGAGTGGGAAGGTAGCTGGGTCTCCGCTCCCGGGCAGCCTCAGAGAATTCAGGCTTGCCAAGTCCACCGTCGGCCACCTTCAGGTCCGGCGCAGGCTGCCCACACGTGACGTGGGTGTACTGGCCTTGCTCCTCCTGCTCGGTCTCCCGGTGGTAGAAGTAGTTGAAGTTGGAGACAATGACGGGCACTGGTAGGGCGATGGTGAGGACCCCAGCGATGGCACAGAGTGAGCCCACAATCTTGCCTCCGACGGTCATGGGGTACATGTCCCCATAACCTACTGTGGTCATTGTAACCACTGCCCACCAGAAGGCATCTGGGATGCTGGGAAAGAGCGAATCATCATCGTCAGCCTCTGCGAAGTAGACAGCGCTGGAGAAGAGGATGACTCcgatgaagaggaagaagatgagcAGGCCCAGCTCCCGCATGGAGGCCTGCAGGGTCTTGCCCAGGATCTGCAGCCCCTTGGAGTGGCGGGAGAGCTTGAAGATGCGGAACACCCGCACCAGACGGATCACGCGGAGGATGGCCAGGGACATGGCCTGCTGCCCGTTCTGGCCACCCCCTCCGCTGGCTGACTGCTGCTCCTGTGGCTGCACCAGCTCCGTGCCCAAGGTGATGAAGTAGGGGAAGATGGCCACCAAGTCGATGATGTTCATGATGTTGCGGAAGAAGGCGGGCTTGCTGGGGCAGGCGGAGAAACGCACCAGCAGCTCAAACGTGAACCAAACGATGCACAGGGTCTCCACCAGGAAGAAGGGGTCGGTAAAGAAGGAGCCCCCGAGAGCGCTTAGTGAGGAGGGGCCCACTCCCCCGGGGGGGATGCCAGGATGGAAGGTATAGGCATCGTCTTCCTCCTCGTCTTCCTCCTGACTCCCCCTGGAAATTGAGGAGACTCTGCTCACACCGCCACCATTGCTACCGCCTCGACCATCTGCACGGAACTGGGGCAGCGTCTCCAGGCAGAAGATGACGATGGAGATGAGGATGACCAACACCGAGACGATGGCGATGCCCCTGGCGGGCCCCGAGCTCTCCGGGTACTCGAAGAGCAGCCACACCTGGCGCTggaagggctgggagggcagaggcTTCTCGTCCTCGCCGCCCTCGGGAAGGCAGCCCTCGTCCTCCCGGAAGGCGGCCAGGGCCTCGTCCCCCAGCTGGTAGAAGCGGATCTCCTCCAGGAAGATGTCCAGGGGCACGTTGACCGGCCTCCGCAGCCGGCCCCCCGACTGGTAGTAGTAGAGGATGGCGTCGAAGCTGGGCCGGTTGCGGTCGAAGAAGTACTCGTTCCTCAGCGGGTCGAAGAAGCGGACGCGGCGGCCAGGGTCCCCCAGCAGCGTGTCGGGAAACAGCGACAGGGTGCGCAGTTGAGTCTCGAAGCGCAGCCCGGAGATGTTGATCACCAGCCGCTCGCTGCTACAGCAGCCCTCGCCCGCGCCAGCCTCCGGGAAGTCTCCCGCATCCTGTTGCTCGCCCTCCGGCCCGCGGACCTCCCCCGGCGCCGCCAGCGTCAGGGATTTCTCCGATCTCATGTCCTCTCCGCGGTGCGCTCCCCGCCACGGCAACAGCGCCCCCGATGCCACCTCTGGAGCGGCAGCGCTTCCCAGCGCCGGCGGCGCCCTCTGTCTAGGGTGGGGCCCGCGGTCCTCCGAGCTGGCGGGCTGACCTGCGGTGGGATCCGTGAGCCCTGAACCCCTGGTCCCTGCAAGGGTAGGTCCGGGGAGGTGCCCTGGGCGCAGAGGATTGGCCCCGCGCCTCCAGCGGTCCGCGCCTGGGGCTGGAGCTTACTGGGATACCTGAAATCGCACACTGGCGCGTGTGACACCGGGTGCCCGAAAAGACGGCGCTTCACCCCCTCACCTCCGTGCCTGAGACTGGGCTTCTGGACGCAGGGTTAGCACTCCCCGGCTCCCACTGCGCGCCTCCAACAGCTCAGCCCCGCCACTGCCGCGGGAACCCAAGCGCCAGATGCGCCTCCCCCTCCGGCTCCGCAAAGACTCCTGGCGGGGCTCGGCCTCGCCCAACGTCCACCGCGGGCTGGCTCCGTCCAGCCAAGGTCGCCGTTCCCGCGCCACAGCCGCCACCTCCTCCCTGTGGGTCTGCCCTCAGGCCTCCGAGAGGGCCCTGGGCTGCCCCGGCGCCGGAGCGCGGGGACCCACCTCCCCACCGCTCAAGCCTTGACTGCAGCCaccgcagctgcagcggcagcGGCTCGGCTCTCTGCTCTGTCCTTCTCTCCCAACACACACTCCCGGAGTGACGTGGCAGGCCCCgcctgctgccccctcccaccccactcccacagcACACCCCTCGCCCAGCCAGGGGTGCCGCGAGCCAGGGCGCTGTGAgaatatatagacacacacacttgCCTCAGGTAATCTTTCCCGCGCTCTGCGGGCACGCCTCTCCCCTTCGCACATTCACACTCCAGGCCCCTAAACAAGCACTAATGGCCTCACACCacaccccctccacacccccaatCAGCTTTTCTCAATGCCAGTTTACAGCGTTGACCTGCGCAGTGCATTTCATCAATAAGAAAACACACCCCACTCGCCACATGCACGGAGCACTGTGCCTCCACTCATCCagaaatttaatgagaaaatCAAATCCTATTTTGTCCGCCTGTGTTTACAAAGACCGATTTGCCAGCATCTCCAATctctagtgaaaaaaaaaataggaaaaaggaaAGGCAGCTTTTTGAGATGTCTTGAGAGCTTCCAATTTAAATTGGACTCCATGTAAGCCCCCAGAGAATCCCATACCTCCCTTTGCAAACCTGGGAGGCTGCAAGTCTCCTTAGGCATAGTGCCAGAAAAGAAAGGGATAGGAGGCCTCCTGTTGTCTTTCCCATCAGAAGTTTTGACAGGAGTACTGGGAACTTGGGCAGCAGACCaggtaaagaaaaaacaaacaaacaaacaaacaaagatggtggcatctCAGAGGTATTGTGGTCCAGGGAAGTACGGCCTGGAATTCATTTGCTCCTAGCCTCCCTGGGAAGGCATCTGGGATGTCTGCTTATTGTGCAGACAAGAAAAGGGGTGAGTGGAAAGAATATGTAAGAGtgttgataaaaaaaataaataaataaataactgtgtttgctgagcatctactatgtgccagctacAATCTAGGTGCTTTCTCCCTCAGGCCTTACAACCCTGTGACAAAGATGGCCTCTGCTCTAGGTTACATGACCCACTTGGCCATATTTGGGTAGGGACCAAAGTTTGCTGTTAAAGATTCTTTCCAGAACTCTCCGGGAGGGAGGTGGTGAGAATGGTTTTCCATCCATTTTGGCCAAAGACCATATAGTCTTTTGTCACTAGAATAGACAGGTTAGTGTCTGGTGGAGGAGAGGTGGTCTGATTTTTAAGACTGCCACTTCCAGGTAGGCTTAACAATTGcttctctgtgccccagtttTCTCTTTTGGGGGCATCTAGGACCAAATTGGCTGACAAATACGGGGTGTTTTTGTGTCTCTTCTTCTGCATATTAGATCATTAGTAAGAGTTCACTGAAGATAATGATGGGAATGATTCATAAAAGTACTCTCAAACCACAAGATACACATAAGAATGCTTTGCATTGCACAGTGTTTTAAAACCACAGTGGCTAGCTCccaggggagtgagggagtgGGGTTGTGGGGttgtgggggagtggggagtgggggagtggggaacTACGTTTTCTGGATGTGTAGAAAAGAGGTCCCGTGATGAGGGGGTAGGAGAGAGACCGGCATCTCATGGCATCTATTTTTTCCAGTCTCATCCCTCACCAGGCTTGCCTGTCTCCTTTCTGTGTTTGTACTGTTCATTCCCACTCCCTACTCTCACCTTGCATGTTTCAGTGAAAAGCGAGAGAGAGCAAGTGTTCCAAGTCATCCAGTTAATAGTTTTCCCATTTGCAGGCTATGTAATTGGGCAATTTAGCCTTCACTCAACTATGTTGttcattcaaaaataattttaaggcaaggaaaagaaaaccaacaacaacGACACATAGAAGA from Myotis daubentonii chromosome 2, mMyoDau2.1, whole genome shotgun sequence includes the following:
- the KCNA6 gene encoding potassium voltage-gated channel subfamily A member 6: MRSEKSLTLAAPGEVRGPEGEQQDAGDFPEAGAGEGCCSSERLVINISGLRFETQLRTLSLFPDTLLGDPGRRVRFFDPLRNEYFFDRNRPSFDAILYYYQSGGRLRRPVNVPLDIFLEEIRFYQLGDEALAAFREDEGCLPEGGEDEKPLPSQPFQRQVWLLFEYPESSGPARGIAIVSVLVILISIVIFCLETLPQFRADGRGGSNGGGVSRVSSISRGSQEEDEEEDDAYTFHPGIPPGGVGPSSLSALGGSFFTDPFFLVETLCIVWFTFELLVRFSACPSKPAFFRNIMNIIDLVAIFPYFITLGTELVQPQEQQSASGGGGQNGQQAMSLAILRVIRLVRVFRIFKLSRHSKGLQILGKTLQASMRELGLLIFFLFIGVILFSSAVYFAEADDDDSLFPSIPDAFWWAVVTMTTVGYGDMYPMTVGGKIVGSLCAIAGVLTIALPVPVIVSNFNYFYHRETEQEEQGQYTHVTCGQPAPDLKVADGGLGKPEFSEAARERRPSYLPTPHRMYAEKRMLTEV